A region from the Cryptosporangium minutisporangium genome encodes:
- a CDS encoding holo-ACP synthase, which produces MIVSVGIDVVLVERFSTAVARTPLLLDRLFTADERLTRSGNPRSAESLAARFAAKEAVAKALGAPRGLAWHDCEIVSDADGRPWLTVSGTVAEAATGLGITRWHLSLSHDGGIASAMVVAEAA; this is translated from the coding sequence GTGATTGTCAGTGTCGGCATCGATGTAGTGCTCGTCGAGCGTTTCTCCACGGCCGTGGCCCGTACACCGCTGCTCCTCGACCGCCTGTTCACGGCGGACGAGCGGCTGACCCGGTCGGGTAACCCACGGTCGGCGGAGTCGCTCGCTGCCCGCTTCGCCGCCAAGGAGGCCGTCGCCAAGGCGCTCGGTGCCCCCCGCGGCCTGGCCTGGCACGACTGCGAGATCGTCTCGGACGCCGACGGACGGCCGTGGCTGACCGTGAGCGGAACGGTGGCGGAGGCCGCGACCGGGCTCGGCATCACGCGCTGGCATCTCTCGCTCTCGCACGACGGTGGGATCGCGTCGGCGATGGTCGTGGCGGAGGCGGCATGA
- a CDS encoding NAD(P)H-hydrate dehydratase, with amino-acid sequence MSEDARTGAWPVKAIRAAERDAMAHLPSGGLMRRAAAGLARRCAALLADSGGVYGAPVVLLVGGGDNGGDALYAGATLARRGAVVRAVAGVQDERVHRAGLAAFRAAGGRLVELTDVRERPALVVDGLLGIGGHGGLRPDAARLAVAADAWRAAGSVLVAVDLPSGVDADTGEVAGVAITADVTVAFGSLKAGLLAGAGAVRAGLVEVVDIGLNFSEPPMARLVTADAVRDWWPHPGPNDDKYTRGVVGVAAGSEQYPGAAILSTGGALSGPAGYVRYAGAARDAVRTAHPEVVSGRSVAEAGRAQAWVVGSGLGTDDAAADAVRWVLSTDLPVLLDADGLTIVARDPNLLRDRKAPTVLTPHDREFARLAGEVGPDRIDAARRAARDLGATVLLKGYRTVIAGPDDAPAYVVAAGVPELATAGTGDVLSGVIGSLLAGGVPPAEAAAAGAFVHGIAGRLAREEGPVVASRVLAALPTAVNQVVGG; translated from the coding sequence ATGAGCGAGGACGCGCGCACCGGCGCCTGGCCGGTGAAGGCGATCCGGGCCGCCGAGCGCGATGCGATGGCGCACCTGCCGTCCGGTGGCCTGATGCGGCGTGCCGCCGCAGGGTTGGCCCGGCGCTGCGCCGCGCTGCTGGCCGACTCCGGTGGCGTGTACGGAGCGCCGGTCGTCCTGCTGGTCGGGGGCGGCGACAACGGCGGCGACGCGCTCTACGCCGGTGCGACGCTCGCCCGCCGGGGTGCGGTGGTGCGTGCGGTCGCGGGCGTGCAGGACGAACGCGTGCATCGGGCCGGCCTCGCCGCGTTCCGCGCTGCCGGTGGGCGGCTGGTGGAGCTGACCGATGTCCGCGAGCGGCCGGCGCTGGTCGTCGACGGGCTGCTGGGCATCGGTGGCCACGGTGGACTGCGCCCGGACGCCGCCCGGCTCGCAGTCGCCGCCGACGCGTGGCGTGCCGCCGGGTCGGTGCTGGTCGCCGTCGACCTCCCGAGCGGCGTGGACGCCGACACCGGTGAGGTCGCCGGCGTCGCGATCACCGCCGACGTCACGGTCGCGTTCGGCAGCCTCAAGGCCGGTCTGCTGGCCGGTGCGGGCGCCGTGCGGGCCGGGCTGGTCGAGGTCGTCGACATCGGCTTGAACTTCTCGGAGCCGCCGATGGCCCGGCTGGTCACGGCCGATGCGGTCCGCGACTGGTGGCCCCACCCCGGGCCGAACGACGACAAGTACACCCGGGGCGTCGTCGGAGTCGCGGCCGGCTCCGAGCAGTACCCGGGAGCGGCGATCCTCAGCACCGGTGGAGCGCTGTCCGGCCCGGCCGGCTACGTCCGGTACGCGGGTGCGGCCCGCGACGCGGTCCGCACCGCGCACCCCGAGGTCGTCTCGGGGCGGTCGGTGGCCGAGGCGGGTCGGGCGCAGGCGTGGGTGGTGGGTTCCGGCCTCGGTACGGACGACGCCGCGGCGGACGCCGTCCGCTGGGTGCTCTCCACGGACCTACCGGTTCTCCTGGACGCCGACGGCCTGACGATCGTCGCCCGTGATCCGAACCTGCTGCGCGACCGCAAGGCGCCGACCGTCCTCACGCCACACGACCGCGAGTTCGCGCGGCTGGCCGGCGAGGTCGGCCCGGATCGCATCGACGCCGCCCGCCGCGCCGCGCGTGATCTCGGTGCCACGGTCCTGCTCAAGGGCTACCGGACGGTGATCGCCGGCCCGGACGACGCCCCGGCCTACGTCGTGGCGGCCGGCGTGCCCGAGCTCGCCACCGCAGGCACCGGTGACGTGCTCTCCGGAGTGATCGGATCGCTGCTGGCCGGGGGCGTGCCCCCGGCCGAAGCGGCCGCCGCCGGTGCGTTCGTCCACGGGATCGCGGGGCGGCTCGCGCGCGAGGAGGGGCCGGTGGTGGCGTCACGAGTGCTGGCCGCGCTCCCGACCGCCGTGAACCAGGTCGTCGGAGGTTGA
- the alr gene encoding alanine racemase, with the protein MVQAEAVIDLDAIRANTAYLAERAAAHSAATMAVVKADGYGHGALPSARAALAGGATWLGVSTVAEALELRSAGIDAPMLSWLNAPGTAFTPAITAGVDLGVPSMRVLDEVIAAAKAADRTARVHLKIDTGLGRSGATPADWPDLVTAAAKATAEGTVEVIGVWSHFACADTPGHPSIAAQLAAFSEALAVAERHGVKPQVRHLANSPATLTLPQAYYDLVRPGVSVYGLSPIPDCAAAEALRPAMTLRGRVLVAKRVPAGHGVSYGHTYHTSAPTTLAVVPLGYADGIPRHASSVAPLLLGGARRTIAGRVCMDQFVVDVGDDPVADGDEAILFGPGDHGEPTADEWAEAAGTINYEIVTRIGARVPRTYVGAGA; encoded by the coding sequence ATGGTGCAAGCGGAAGCGGTGATCGACCTCGACGCGATCCGGGCGAACACCGCCTACCTGGCGGAGCGCGCGGCTGCCCACTCGGCGGCGACGATGGCGGTGGTCAAGGCCGACGGCTACGGCCACGGCGCGCTGCCGTCCGCGCGGGCCGCGTTGGCGGGCGGCGCCACGTGGCTCGGCGTGTCCACGGTGGCCGAGGCACTCGAACTCCGCTCGGCCGGTATCGATGCCCCGATGCTGAGCTGGCTCAACGCGCCGGGCACCGCGTTCACCCCGGCGATCACGGCCGGCGTCGACCTCGGCGTCCCGAGCATGCGGGTGCTCGACGAGGTGATCGCCGCCGCGAAGGCGGCCGACCGCACCGCACGAGTGCACCTGAAGATCGACACTGGGCTCGGGCGCTCCGGCGCCACCCCGGCCGACTGGCCGGACCTGGTCACCGCGGCCGCGAAGGCCACAGCCGAGGGGACCGTCGAGGTGATCGGCGTCTGGAGCCACTTCGCCTGCGCCGACACGCCCGGTCACCCCTCGATCGCCGCGCAGCTCGCCGCGTTCTCCGAGGCGCTGGCGGTGGCCGAGCGGCACGGCGTCAAGCCGCAGGTGCGGCACCTGGCCAACTCGCCCGCCACGCTGACGCTCCCGCAGGCCTACTACGACCTGGTGCGGCCCGGAGTGTCGGTCTACGGGCTCTCCCCGATCCCGGACTGCGCGGCCGCCGAGGCACTGCGCCCGGCGATGACGCTGCGCGGCCGCGTGCTCGTCGCGAAGCGGGTCCCGGCCGGCCACGGCGTCTCGTACGGGCACACGTACCACACGAGCGCGCCGACCACGCTCGCCGTCGTCCCGCTGGGCTACGCCGACGGCATTCCGCGGCACGCCAGCAGCGTCGCCCCGCTCCTGCTGGGCGGGGCGCGCCGGACGATCGCCGGCCGGGTGTGCATGGACCAGTTCGTGGTGGACGTCGGCGACGATCCGGTGGCCGACGGCGACGAGGCGATCCTGTTCGGCCCCGGTGACCACGGCGAGCCCACCGCGGACGAGTGGGCCGAGGCGGCCGGCACGATCAACTACGAGATCGTGACCCGGATCGGTGCGCGGGTGCCCCGCACGTACGTCGGGGCGGGGGCGTAA
- a CDS encoding alpha/beta hydrolase, with product MPRDDSQAAKAAAKIATESLAKGGVSAAFGLAGALVGALAAGAAAGVAAERFAVRRRRRADDPYADEPFGALPYDSAQVVTADGVDLYVEIVEADGEPDLTVVFVHGFALDMGTWHFQRRVFTGHEDPRLRMVFYDQPGHGHSAPRPDGDYTIDQLADSLAEVIAKVAPDGPLVLAGHSMGGMTLMALAERHPDLVIDRVVGVALISTSAGHLDDVALGFPPIVAWLRGALTPTLSKVLRWQPTMAERGRRSGSDLAYLLTERYGFGRSNPSPALVEYVERMNDGTKVDVIAGYLATLSQHDRYAALEAFADLETLVVCGDRDQLTPVEHTREIAKLLPKAALLEIPDGGHCTLMEHADATNAALAELFQRAAGVAAGQQPTTAPERTEVAAAKQRRGWARRSGKQQRRALDRILRRKGA from the coding sequence GTGCCGAGAGACGACTCCCAGGCCGCCAAGGCCGCCGCGAAGATCGCTACCGAGAGCCTGGCCAAGGGCGGGGTATCCGCGGCCTTCGGGCTGGCCGGTGCGCTGGTCGGCGCCTTGGCTGCCGGTGCCGCGGCCGGCGTCGCCGCGGAGCGGTTCGCAGTGCGCCGACGCCGCCGGGCCGACGATCCGTACGCCGACGAGCCGTTCGGAGCGCTGCCCTACGACAGCGCCCAGGTCGTCACCGCGGACGGCGTCGACCTGTACGTCGAGATCGTGGAGGCCGACGGGGAGCCCGACCTGACCGTGGTCTTCGTCCACGGCTTCGCGCTGGACATGGGCACCTGGCACTTCCAGCGCCGGGTCTTCACCGGCCACGAGGACCCACGGCTGCGGATGGTCTTCTACGACCAGCCCGGCCACGGCCACTCGGCGCCGCGCCCGGACGGCGACTACACGATCGACCAGCTCGCCGACTCGCTGGCCGAGGTGATCGCGAAGGTCGCCCCGGACGGGCCGCTCGTGCTCGCTGGTCACTCGATGGGCGGCATGACGCTGATGGCCCTGGCCGAGCGCCACCCCGACCTGGTGATCGACCGGGTGGTCGGCGTCGCGCTGATCTCCACGTCGGCCGGTCACCTCGACGACGTCGCGCTCGGGTTCCCGCCGATCGTCGCGTGGCTGCGCGGCGCACTCACGCCGACGCTGTCCAAGGTGCTGCGCTGGCAGCCGACGATGGCCGAGCGCGGACGCCGCTCCGGCAGCGACCTGGCCTACCTGCTCACCGAGCGGTACGGTTTCGGCCGGTCGAATCCCAGCCCGGCGCTGGTGGAGTACGTCGAGCGTATGAACGACGGCACCAAGGTCGACGTGATCGCCGGTTACCTGGCCACGCTGTCCCAGCACGACCGGTACGCGGCGCTGGAGGCCTTCGCCGACCTGGAGACTCTCGTCGTCTGCGGTGACCGCGACCAGCTCACCCCGGTGGAACACACTCGCGAGATCGCGAAGCTGCTGCCCAAGGCCGCGTTGCTGGAGATCCCGGACGGCGGTCACTGCACGCTGATGGAGCACGCCGACGCGACGAACGCCGCGCTCGCGGAGCTGTTCCAGCGCGCGGCGGGGGTGGCGGCCGGGCAGCAGCCGACCACCGCACCGGAGCGCACCGAGGTCGCGGCCGCGAAACAGCGTCGTGGCTGGGCGCGCCGCTCCGGTAAGCAGCAGAGGCGTGCGCTGGACCGGATCCTTCGTCGGAAGGGCGCCTGA
- the tsaE gene encoding tRNA (adenosine(37)-N6)-threonylcarbamoyltransferase complex ATPase subunit type 1 TsaE — MILKTPEDTRALGRSLAPLLRAGDLIVLVGPLGAGKTQLAQGIGAGLGVRGAITSPTFVISRVHPPDPSRGGRLPLVHVDAYRLGGVAEVDDLDLDADVDAAVTVVEWGAGLVEQLVDGYLEIRLDRDEESDERTATLVPHGSDWDERLAGLLTVAE, encoded by the coding sequence ATGATTCTGAAGACGCCAGAGGACACCCGCGCACTCGGCCGCTCGCTGGCCCCGCTGCTGCGCGCCGGTGACCTGATCGTGCTGGTCGGTCCGCTGGGGGCCGGGAAGACCCAGCTGGCGCAGGGGATCGGCGCGGGTCTCGGGGTCCGCGGTGCGATCACCAGCCCGACGTTCGTCATCTCCCGCGTGCATCCGCCGGACCCGTCCCGCGGCGGTCGGCTTCCCCTCGTCCATGTGGACGCCTACCGGCTGGGCGGCGTCGCCGAGGTGGATGACCTCGACCTGGACGCCGACGTGGACGCCGCGGTCACCGTGGTGGAGTGGGGTGCCGGCCTGGTCGAGCAGCTGGTCGACGGCTACCTGGAGATCCGCCTCGACCGGGACGAGGAGTCCGACGAGCGCACCGCCACGCTGGTGCCCCACGGCAGCGACTGGGACGAGCGGCTGGCCGGGCTGCTAACGGTCGCCGAGTAG
- a CDS encoding MFS transporter — translation MSGTTTASSPFALLRRPTVARLLASSLLGRLPTGMVPVALVLFSRGSDVGYGVAGLFAAAYTAGSAIGGPVLARWMDRTGQTRVIVGAGVLCSIALALLPMVGTVGGIVVAAVAGVATPPVEPGLRAIWPTVLPAPDVPRIYALDAASQELVFVAGPLLVLVATTFGPAGGLYAAAAIGLLGTLWFASAPSSRTWRPEEVEERHWAGALRPARLRRVYVGMLLVGLTVGTFPVAAAAFAEAAGDRGWATWLVAANAAGALIGGVWFSSRSERVSPGPVLPWLLCALGFGYLPLTFVPTTSGVFPLALALSVVSGLFLPLIITLVFLVIDRLAPAGTVTEAFAWLITAFLVGSSIGAAVAGALVAAASVAAVFVLAWVASLLGAVPMFRLLGDR, via the coding sequence ATGTCTGGAACCACCACCGCCAGTTCGCCGTTCGCGCTGCTCCGCCGGCCGACCGTCGCTCGCTTGCTCGCGTCCAGCCTGCTCGGACGTCTGCCTACCGGGATGGTGCCGGTCGCGCTCGTCCTGTTCAGCCGCGGCTCGGACGTCGGCTACGGCGTGGCCGGGCTGTTCGCCGCCGCCTACACCGCCGGGTCCGCGATCGGCGGCCCGGTCCTGGCCCGCTGGATGGACCGCACCGGTCAGACCCGGGTGATCGTCGGCGCCGGAGTGCTGTGCTCGATCGCACTGGCGCTGCTCCCGATGGTCGGCACGGTCGGTGGGATCGTGGTCGCCGCGGTGGCCGGCGTCGCCACGCCGCCGGTGGAGCCGGGCCTCCGCGCGATCTGGCCGACGGTGCTGCCCGCGCCGGACGTGCCCCGCATCTACGCGCTGGACGCCGCCTCCCAGGAGCTGGTCTTCGTCGCCGGCCCGCTGCTGGTTCTGGTGGCGACCACGTTCGGCCCGGCCGGCGGCTTGTACGCGGCCGCAGCGATCGGACTGCTCGGCACGCTCTGGTTCGCCTCCGCGCCGTCGTCACGGACCTGGCGCCCGGAGGAGGTCGAGGAGCGGCACTGGGCCGGGGCACTGCGCCCGGCCCGGCTGCGTCGGGTCTACGTCGGCATGCTGCTGGTCGGCTTGACGGTCGGGACGTTCCCGGTGGCCGCGGCCGCGTTCGCGGAGGCGGCGGGCGACCGCGGCTGGGCCACTTGGCTGGTCGCAGCGAACGCCGCCGGAGCACTGATCGGCGGCGTCTGGTTCTCCAGCCGGTCCGAGCGGGTGTCGCCGGGCCCGGTACTGCCCTGGCTGCTCTGCGCCCTCGGGTTCGGCTACCTGCCGCTGACGTTCGTACCGACGACGTCCGGCGTGTTCCCGCTGGCGCTCGCGCTGAGCGTCGTCAGTGGGCTGTTCCTGCCGCTGATCATCACGCTGGTGTTCCTGGTGATCGACCGCCTCGCCCCGGCGGGCACGGTCACCGAGGCGTTCGCGTGGCTGATCACCGCGTTCCTCGTCGGCAGCTCGATCGGTGCCGCAGTGGCCGGCGCACTGGTGGCCGCCGCGTCGGTCGCCGCGGTGTTCGTACTGGCGTGGGTCGCGTCCCTGCTGGGCGCGGTGCCCATGTTCCGACTACTCGGCGACCGTTAG
- a CDS encoding carbonic anhydrase, with protein sequence MSATDDLLANAERYAATFDKGELPLPPGLGVAVLACMDARLNPYGLLGLNEGDAHVIRNAGGVVTADELRSLAISQRLLGTTEILLIHHTDCGMLTFTDDEFKASIQAETGLKPAWAAEAFDNLEDDVRQSIARIKADPFIPHKESVRGFVYDVHTGKLVEVPA encoded by the coding sequence ATGAGCGCCACCGATGATCTGCTGGCGAACGCCGAGCGTTACGCCGCGACGTTCGACAAGGGAGAGTTACCGCTTCCGCCCGGCCTCGGCGTCGCGGTGCTGGCGTGCATGGACGCCAGGCTCAACCCGTACGGGCTGCTCGGCTTGAACGAGGGTGACGCCCACGTGATCCGGAACGCCGGCGGCGTCGTCACCGCGGACGAGTTGCGGAGCCTGGCGATCAGTCAGCGGCTGCTCGGTACCACCGAGATCCTCCTGATCCACCACACCGACTGCGGGATGCTCACGTTCACCGACGACGAGTTCAAGGCATCGATCCAGGCCGAGACCGGGCTCAAGCCGGCCTGGGCGGCGGAGGCTTTCGACAACCTCGAGGACGACGTCCGGCAGTCGATCGCCCGGATCAAGGCCGACCCGTTCATCCCGCACAAGGAATCGGTCCGCGGTTTCGTCTACGACGTCCACACGGGCAAGCTCGTCGAGGTTCCGGCCTGA
- the tsaB gene encoding tRNA (adenosine(37)-N6)-threonylcarbamoyltransferase complex dimerization subunit type 1 TsaB, whose translation MLALLVDTATAAVTVGVAEFPAPSGDAGSSHVLVRAEHVVVDARRHGEALAPGIAVALGEAGITVGDLNAVVAGVGPGPFTGLRVGLVTAASLADALGIPAYPVCSLDAVVPDPSVRAGRPLLVATDARRREVYWAVYDAAGTRVHGPDVAKPADLRARLDAGELGAVDDLLAVGSGAALYADALGLPVAEPLYPSVAGLARLGADRVLAKAPAEPLTPMYLRRPDAVEPGAAKSVLR comes from the coding sequence GTGCTGGCTCTGCTTGTCGATACCGCCACCGCGGCCGTGACCGTCGGCGTCGCCGAGTTCCCTGCTCCTTCCGGTGATGCGGGATCATCCCATGTCCTCGTCCGGGCCGAACACGTGGTGGTCGACGCCCGTCGGCACGGAGAAGCGCTGGCTCCCGGCATCGCCGTGGCGCTCGGCGAAGCGGGTATCACGGTCGGTGACCTGAACGCCGTCGTTGCGGGGGTCGGGCCCGGCCCGTTCACCGGCCTGCGGGTCGGCTTGGTCACCGCGGCCTCGCTGGCGGACGCGCTCGGTATTCCGGCGTACCCGGTCTGTTCGCTGGACGCCGTCGTGCCGGATCCTTCGGTGCGGGCGGGCCGGCCGCTGCTGGTCGCCACCGACGCCCGGCGTCGCGAGGTGTACTGGGCGGTCTACGACGCCGCCGGCACGCGCGTCCACGGGCCCGACGTCGCGAAGCCCGCCGACCTGCGGGCGCGCCTCGACGCAGGTGAACTGGGCGCGGTCGACGACCTGCTCGCGGTCGGCAGCGGTGCGGCGCTCTACGCCGACGCGCTCGGGCTCCCGGTGGCCGAGCCGCTGTACCCCAGCGTCGCCGGTCTGGCGCGGCTAGGCGCCGATCGGGTCCTGGCGAAGGCTCCTGCCGAGCCGCTCACCCCGATGTACTTGCGCCGGCCCGACGCCGTCGAGCCGGGCGCCGCCAAGTCGGTGCTGCGGTGA
- the rimI gene encoding ribosomal protein S18-alanine N-acetyltransferase, with translation MRWWHIDALGPIEHDLFGDEEWSPGMFWSELAQVATRWYRVALDGEELVGYAGLCVYGPEEAWVQNIAVRRDRQGHGLGRRLLDELLDEAVRRGAQQVLLEVRADNASAQRLYARRGFEAVGLRRGYYQPSGVDAVVMRWEAIGER, from the coding sequence ATGCGCTGGTGGCACATCGATGCGCTCGGGCCGATCGAGCACGACCTGTTCGGCGACGAGGAGTGGTCGCCCGGGATGTTCTGGTCCGAGCTCGCCCAGGTCGCCACCCGGTGGTACCGGGTGGCGCTGGACGGAGAGGAACTGGTGGGCTACGCCGGGCTCTGCGTCTACGGGCCGGAGGAGGCCTGGGTGCAGAACATCGCGGTCCGCCGCGACCGCCAGGGCCACGGACTCGGGCGCCGGCTGTTGGACGAGTTGCTCGACGAGGCGGTGCGACGTGGTGCCCAGCAGGTGCTGCTGGAGGTGCGAGCCGACAACGCCTCGGCTCAGCGACTCTACGCTCGCCGCGGGTTCGAGGCGGTGGGGCTCCGCCGCGGCTACTACCAACCCAGCGGCGTCGACGCGGTCGTGATGCGCTGGGAAGCAATAGGAGAGCGATGA
- the tsaD gene encoding tRNA (adenosine(37)-N6)-threonylcarbamoyltransferase complex transferase subunit TsaD — MADEPLVLGIETSCDETGVGIVRGYSLLADAVASSVDQHARFGGVVPEVASRAHLEAMVPTVHRALDDAGVTLSDVDAIAVTAGPGLAGALLVGVAAAKAYALALDKPLYGVNHLAAHVAVDTLEHGPLPEPAIAMLVSGGHSSLLLVDDLTGDVQPLGATIDDAAGEAFDKVARVLGLPFPGGPPIDKAAREGDPAAIGFPRGLTGPRDLAEHRFDFSFSGLKTAVARWVETRQRAGEPVPVADVAASFQEAVADVLTAKAIDACRKHGVDTLLIGGGVAANSRLRALAADRCDAARIRLRVPRPKLCTDNGAMVAALGSRLVAAGVTPSPLDLPADSSLPVTEVVMAAHEVGAET; from the coding sequence ATGGCCGACGAGCCGTTGGTGTTGGGAATCGAGACGTCCTGTGACGAGACCGGGGTCGGCATCGTCCGCGGGTACTCGCTGCTCGCCGATGCGGTCGCGTCCAGCGTCGATCAGCACGCCCGCTTCGGCGGCGTGGTGCCCGAGGTGGCCAGCCGCGCGCACCTGGAGGCGATGGTCCCGACGGTGCACCGCGCACTCGACGACGCCGGCGTGACGCTCTCCGACGTGGACGCGATCGCGGTGACCGCCGGGCCGGGGCTCGCCGGCGCGCTGCTGGTCGGCGTCGCAGCGGCGAAGGCGTACGCGCTGGCGCTGGACAAGCCGCTCTACGGCGTCAACCACCTGGCTGCCCACGTCGCGGTCGACACGCTGGAGCACGGGCCGCTACCCGAGCCGGCGATCGCGATGCTGGTCTCCGGTGGACACTCGTCGCTGCTGCTCGTCGACGACCTCACCGGCGACGTGCAGCCGCTCGGCGCGACGATCGACGACGCGGCGGGGGAGGCGTTCGACAAGGTCGCCCGGGTGCTCGGGCTGCCGTTCCCCGGCGGACCGCCGATCGACAAGGCGGCTCGCGAGGGCGACCCGGCGGCGATCGGCTTCCCGCGCGGGCTCACCGGGCCGCGCGACCTCGCCGAGCACCGGTTCGACTTCTCGTTCTCCGGGCTCAAGACGGCGGTTGCGCGCTGGGTCGAGACCCGGCAACGAGCCGGCGAACCCGTCCCGGTGGCGGACGTGGCCGCGTCGTTCCAGGAGGCGGTGGCCGACGTGCTGACCGCGAAGGCGATCGACGCCTGCCGGAAGCACGGCGTCGACACGCTGCTGATCGGCGGTGGGGTCGCGGCCAACTCACGGCTGCGGGCGCTCGCCGCCGACCGGTGTGACGCCGCCCGCATCCGGTTGCGGGTGCCGCGGCCGAAGCTCTGCACCGACAACGGGGCGATGGTGGCCGCGCTCGGGTCCCGGCTGGTCGCGGCCGGTGTGACGCCGTCGCCGCTCGACCTGCCCGCCGACTCGTCCCTCCCGGTGACCGAAGTCGTGATGGCGGCGCACGAAGTGGGCGCAGAGACGTGA
- a CDS encoding nucleoside hydrolase, with protein MSAVRPIPVILDVDTGVDDALALLLAVRSPSLDVRGVTCVAGNTGLEPVVANTLRVLDVAGAPPDLPVAAGARRPLLDPRLHTPQTAEHVHGADGLADLGLTDSSRALDPRPAVELLRDLLLGSDVPITLVPLAPMTNIALLLRSYPEVRPKIEQIVLMGGAVNGGNVTAAAEFNVFVDPEAAAIVFGAGVPLTMYGLDVFYSVRVAEADAADMAASDVSSARLAGQLLRYRMAGRDSAEIGDAGAVAAVIAPEGLLTEALPVRVELDGQYTRGCTVVDRRAASDRDWDPHRDHPAAVVDVALGVDAARYAKLFVDTVSRPA; from the coding sequence GTGAGCGCGGTGCGGCCGATTCCCGTCATCCTCGACGTCGACACCGGCGTCGACGACGCGCTGGCGCTGCTGCTGGCCGTCCGGTCACCGTCGTTGGACGTGCGCGGGGTCACCTGCGTCGCCGGTAACACGGGTCTCGAGCCGGTCGTGGCGAACACGCTCCGGGTGCTCGACGTCGCCGGAGCGCCGCCGGATCTGCCGGTAGCGGCCGGCGCACGGCGTCCGCTGCTCGACCCACGTCTCCACACCCCCCAGACGGCCGAGCACGTCCACGGCGCCGACGGCCTGGCCGACCTGGGTTTGACGGACTCGTCCCGGGCTCTCGACCCGCGACCGGCCGTGGAGCTGCTCCGCGACCTGCTGCTGGGCTCGGACGTTCCGATCACCCTGGTGCCGCTGGCGCCGATGACGAACATCGCGCTGCTGCTCCGGAGCTACCCCGAGGTGCGGCCGAAGATCGAACAGATAGTGCTGATGGGCGGGGCGGTCAACGGCGGCAACGTGACCGCGGCGGCCGAGTTCAACGTCTTCGTCGACCCCGAGGCCGCCGCGATCGTGTTCGGCGCCGGGGTGCCGCTCACGATGTACGGGCTCGACGTCTTCTACTCGGTGCGGGTCGCGGAGGCCGACGCGGCGGACATGGCGGCCTCGGACGTGTCGTCCGCTCGGCTCGCCGGTCAGCTGCTGCGCTACCGGATGGCCGGTCGTGACTCGGCGGAGATCGGTGACGCCGGTGCGGTCGCCGCGGTGATCGCGCCGGAGGGCCTGCTAACGGAGGCGCTTCCGGTGCGGGTAGAACTCGACGGGCAGTACACCCGTGGCTGCACGGTGGTCGATCGGCGCGCGGCGAGCGACCGCGACTGGGATCCGCACCGCGATCATCCGGCCGCGGTGGTCGACGTCGCACTCGGAGTGGACGCCGCCCGCTACGCGAAGCTCTTCGTCGACACCGTGAGCCGCCCGGCGTAA